A region from the Lolium perenne isolate Kyuss_39 chromosome 4, Kyuss_2.0, whole genome shotgun sequence genome encodes:
- the LOC127295892 gene encoding receptor-like serine/threonine-protein kinase SD1-8 isoform X1 produces the protein MATSLLTLALLSLHLLFSPASTAETISANSSITDGQTLVSAGGVFELGFFTPPISTSRFLGIWYRDIAPLTVVWVANRQVPITGIAASLVINGTGSLVLTDRSGRVFWSSAPSNVTGSSNPVAQLLDSGNFLLQDANGTGAVLWQSFDYPSDTLLPGMKFGWDLTTGLDRHLTTWASSSDPSPGDYTFEIDVRGVPEGFIWYNGTAPVYRNGPWNGLRFSGEPEMEPDNGNFRFEFVANRTDAYYTFLLDGGGNDKVISRFVLNQSSLQRYVWLQQQQAWSLYWSLPRDQCDRYAQCGAYGVCDATASPICGCAAGFTPASPREWALRDGSAGCARTTPLNCTGDGFLPLRGVKLPDATNATADASVSLDQCRQRCLANCSCLAYSASSIKGGESGCIVWTSPLIDIRQFQSGGQNLFIRLAASDLPSSSDNSKRKNTALAVLLSLSGLLLFGFGGLFIWTKFFRNKGRFQSTRRLASFDSSNPLYPVQARNMEDESSQSNGLMDVTLFDMATISLSTANFATSSKLGEGGFGAVYKGELGGGQMVAVKRLSKYSTQGLDEFKNEVMLIAKLQHVNLVRLLGCCIHGEERILVYEYMENKSLDMFIFDKARSAQLNWSKRFDIILGVARGLLYLHQDSRFKVIHRDLKAGNILLDGDMNPKISDFGVARIFGGDGADSHTRRVVGTYGYMSQEYAMDGIFSVKSDVFSFGVLVLEIVSGRKNRGMYGSAEQTSLLSHAWKLWREGNVLALLDELVARECRDSEAALRCLQVGLLCVQERSEERPHMATVFLMLSNQRAVMPQPRHPGYCSDRGSASTDGEYSSTSTVNDITVTVVEGR, from the exons ATGGCGACCAGCCTGCTTACATTAGCTCTTCTTTCCCTGCACCTTCTCTTCTCCCCTGCCTCTACAGCTGAAACCATCTCGGCAAACTCCTCCATCACCGATGGTCAGACGCTTGTTTCAGCCGGTGGAGTGTTTGAACTCGGATTCTTCACCCCGCCGATCTCGACGTCGAGGTTCTTGGGCATCTGGTACAGGGACATCGCCCCTCTCACCGTCGTTTGGGTCGCCAATAGGCAAGTTCCGATCACCGGCATCGCAGCAAGTTTGGTCATCAACGGCACCGGCAGCCTGGTGCTCACCGACCGGTCAGGACGCGTGTTCTGGTCATCTGCGCCGTCGAACGTAACTGGCAGCAGCAATCCGGTGGCCCAGCTCCTGGACAGCGGCAACTTCCTGCTTCAAGACGCCAATGGCACCGGGGCGGTTCTGTGGCAGAGCTTCGACTACCCGTCCGACACTCTGCTCCCGGGCATGAAGTTCGGCTGGGACCTGACCACGGGGCTCGACCGGCACCTGACTACGTGGGCGAGCTCCAGCGACCCGTCGCCTGGAGACTACACGTTCGAGATCGACGTCCGCGGCGTGCCGGAGGGGTTCATCTGGTACAACGGCACGGCGCCGGTGTACCGGAACGGGCCGTGGAACGGCCTGCGGTTCAGCGGCGAGCCAGAGATGGAGCCCGACAACGGCAACTTCCGGTTCGAGTTCGTGGCCAACCGGACCGACGCCTACTACACGTTCCTGCTAGACGGCGGCGGCAACGACAAGGTCATCTCCAGGTTCGTGCTGAACCAGTCGAGCCTGCAGCGCTACGTGTGGTTGCAGCAGCAGCAGGCGTGGAGCCTCTACTGGTCGCTGCCCAGGGACCAGTGCGACCGCTACGCCCAGTGCGGCGCCTACGGCGTCTGCGACGCGACCGCCTCGCCGATATGCGGCTGCGCCGCCGGGTTCACGCCGGCCTCGCCGCGGGAGTGGGCGCTCAGGGACGGCTCCGCCGGGTGCGCGCGCACGACGCCTCTCAACTGCACCGGGGACGGGTTCCTGCCGCTGCGCGGCGTCAAGCTGCCGGACGCGACGAACGCGACGGCGGACGCCAGCGTGAGCCTCGATCAGTGCAGGCAGAGGTGCCTGGCCAACTGTTCTTGCCTGGCGTATTCTGCTTCCAGCATCAAGGGAGGCGAGAGCGGCTGCATCGTCTGGACCTCGCCGCTGATCGACATCAGGCAGTTCCAATCCGGCGGGCAGAATCTGTTCATCCGTCTCGCGGCATCCGATTTAC CTTCCAGTAGTGACAATTCCAAAAGGAAAAACACAGCCCTTGCTGTTCTCCTTAGCTTATCCGGTCTTCTCCTTTTCGGGTTTGGTGGGTTGTTCATATGGACTAAGTTCTTCCGAAACAAAG GGAGGTTTCAGAGCACACGGCGGCTCGCCTCATTTGACTCCAGTAACCCACTTTATCCAGTCCAAGCCAGAAACATGGAAGATGAATCCAGTCAGAGCAATGGACTAATGGACGTCACTCTGTTTGACATGGCCACAATTTCCTTGTCCACTGCCAACTTTGCGACGTCGTCGAAGCTCGGGGAGGGCGGCTTCGGCGCGGTCTACAAG GGTGAACTCGGAGGAGGGCAGATGGTCGCGGTGAAACGGCTTTCCAAGTACTCGACGCAGGGCTTGGACGAGTTCAAGAACGAGGTGATGCTCATCGCGAAGCTCCAGCATGTGAACCTCGTCAGGCTCTTGGGTTGCTGCATCCACGGGGAGGAAAGGATCCTGGTGTACGAGTACATGGAGAACAAGAGCCTCGACATGTTCATCTTCG ATAAAGCTCGATCGGCGCAACTGAACTGGTCGAAGCGGTTTGACATCATACTGGGTGTTGCACGCGGGCTTCTGTACCTGCACCAGGACTCGAGGTTCAAGGTCATTCACAGGGACCTCAAGGCCGGCAACATCCTCCTCGACGGTGACATGAACCCTAAGATCTCGGACTTCGGTGTGGCGAGGATCTTCGGCGGCGATGGCGCCGACTCACACACGAGAAGGGTGGTCGGAACTTA TGGGTACATGTCCCAAGAGTACGCCATGGATGGCATCTTCTCAGTCAAGTCAGACGTGTTCAGCTTTGGTGTGCTGGTCCTCGAGATCGTCAGCGGCAGGAAGAATCGGGGAATGTACGGCAGCGCCGAGCAGACGAGCCTCCTTAGCCAC GCATGGAAGCTGTGGAGGGAGGGCAACGTGCTTGCGCTGCTGGACGAGTTGGTGGCCCGCGAGTGCAGGGATTCAGAGGCGGCGTTGCGGTGCCTGCAGGTTGGCCTGCTGTGCGTGCAGGAGCGATCAGAGGAGCGGCCACACATGGCGACGGTGTTCCTGATGCTGAGCAACCAGAGAGCGGTGATGCCGCAGCCGAGGCACCCGGGATATTGCAGCGACCGGGGATCAGCCTCAACCGATGGCGAGTACTCATCAACAAGCACCGTGAACGACATCACTGTTACCGTCGTAGAGGGTCGTTGA
- the LOC127295892 gene encoding receptor-like serine/threonine-protein kinase SD1-8 isoform X2, whose amino-acid sequence MATSLLTLALLSLHLLFSPASTAETISANSSITDGQTLVSAGGVFELGFFTPPISTSRFLGIWYRDIAPLTVVWVANRQVPITGIAASLVINGTGSLVLTDRSGRVFWSSAPSNVTGSSNPVAQLLDSGNFLLQDANGTGAVLWQSFDYPSDTLLPGMKFGWDLTTGLDRHLTTWASSSDPSPGDYTFEIDVRGVPEGFIWYNGTAPVYRNGPWNGLRFSGEPEMEPDNGNFRFEFVANRTDAYYTFLLDGGGNDKVISRFVLNQSSLQRYVWLQQQQAWSLYWSLPRDQCDRYAQCGAYGVCDATASPICGCAAGFTPASPREWALRDGSAGCARTTPLNCTGDGFLPLRGVKLPDATNATADASVSLDQCRQRCLANCSCLAYSASSIKGGESGCIVWTSPLIDIRQFQSGGQNLFIRLAASDLPSSSDNSKRKNTALAVLLSLSGLLLFGFGGLFIWTKFFRNKVQARNMEDESSQSNGLMDVTLFDMATISLSTANFATSSKLGEGGFGAVYKGELGGGQMVAVKRLSKYSTQGLDEFKNEVMLIAKLQHVNLVRLLGCCIHGEERILVYEYMENKSLDMFIFDKARSAQLNWSKRFDIILGVARGLLYLHQDSRFKVIHRDLKAGNILLDGDMNPKISDFGVARIFGGDGADSHTRRVVGTYGYMSQEYAMDGIFSVKSDVFSFGVLVLEIVSGRKNRGMYGSAEQTSLLSHAWKLWREGNVLALLDELVARECRDSEAALRCLQVGLLCVQERSEERPHMATVFLMLSNQRAVMPQPRHPGYCSDRGSASTDGEYSSTSTVNDITVTVVEGR is encoded by the exons ATGGCGACCAGCCTGCTTACATTAGCTCTTCTTTCCCTGCACCTTCTCTTCTCCCCTGCCTCTACAGCTGAAACCATCTCGGCAAACTCCTCCATCACCGATGGTCAGACGCTTGTTTCAGCCGGTGGAGTGTTTGAACTCGGATTCTTCACCCCGCCGATCTCGACGTCGAGGTTCTTGGGCATCTGGTACAGGGACATCGCCCCTCTCACCGTCGTTTGGGTCGCCAATAGGCAAGTTCCGATCACCGGCATCGCAGCAAGTTTGGTCATCAACGGCACCGGCAGCCTGGTGCTCACCGACCGGTCAGGACGCGTGTTCTGGTCATCTGCGCCGTCGAACGTAACTGGCAGCAGCAATCCGGTGGCCCAGCTCCTGGACAGCGGCAACTTCCTGCTTCAAGACGCCAATGGCACCGGGGCGGTTCTGTGGCAGAGCTTCGACTACCCGTCCGACACTCTGCTCCCGGGCATGAAGTTCGGCTGGGACCTGACCACGGGGCTCGACCGGCACCTGACTACGTGGGCGAGCTCCAGCGACCCGTCGCCTGGAGACTACACGTTCGAGATCGACGTCCGCGGCGTGCCGGAGGGGTTCATCTGGTACAACGGCACGGCGCCGGTGTACCGGAACGGGCCGTGGAACGGCCTGCGGTTCAGCGGCGAGCCAGAGATGGAGCCCGACAACGGCAACTTCCGGTTCGAGTTCGTGGCCAACCGGACCGACGCCTACTACACGTTCCTGCTAGACGGCGGCGGCAACGACAAGGTCATCTCCAGGTTCGTGCTGAACCAGTCGAGCCTGCAGCGCTACGTGTGGTTGCAGCAGCAGCAGGCGTGGAGCCTCTACTGGTCGCTGCCCAGGGACCAGTGCGACCGCTACGCCCAGTGCGGCGCCTACGGCGTCTGCGACGCGACCGCCTCGCCGATATGCGGCTGCGCCGCCGGGTTCACGCCGGCCTCGCCGCGGGAGTGGGCGCTCAGGGACGGCTCCGCCGGGTGCGCGCGCACGACGCCTCTCAACTGCACCGGGGACGGGTTCCTGCCGCTGCGCGGCGTCAAGCTGCCGGACGCGACGAACGCGACGGCGGACGCCAGCGTGAGCCTCGATCAGTGCAGGCAGAGGTGCCTGGCCAACTGTTCTTGCCTGGCGTATTCTGCTTCCAGCATCAAGGGAGGCGAGAGCGGCTGCATCGTCTGGACCTCGCCGCTGATCGACATCAGGCAGTTCCAATCCGGCGGGCAGAATCTGTTCATCCGTCTCGCGGCATCCGATTTAC CTTCCAGTAGTGACAATTCCAAAAGGAAAAACACAGCCCTTGCTGTTCTCCTTAGCTTATCCGGTCTTCTCCTTTTCGGGTTTGGTGGGTTGTTCATATGGACTAAGTTCTTCCGAAACAAAG TCCAAGCCAGAAACATGGAAGATGAATCCAGTCAGAGCAATGGACTAATGGACGTCACTCTGTTTGACATGGCCACAATTTCCTTGTCCACTGCCAACTTTGCGACGTCGTCGAAGCTCGGGGAGGGCGGCTTCGGCGCGGTCTACAAG GGTGAACTCGGAGGAGGGCAGATGGTCGCGGTGAAACGGCTTTCCAAGTACTCGACGCAGGGCTTGGACGAGTTCAAGAACGAGGTGATGCTCATCGCGAAGCTCCAGCATGTGAACCTCGTCAGGCTCTTGGGTTGCTGCATCCACGGGGAGGAAAGGATCCTGGTGTACGAGTACATGGAGAACAAGAGCCTCGACATGTTCATCTTCG ATAAAGCTCGATCGGCGCAACTGAACTGGTCGAAGCGGTTTGACATCATACTGGGTGTTGCACGCGGGCTTCTGTACCTGCACCAGGACTCGAGGTTCAAGGTCATTCACAGGGACCTCAAGGCCGGCAACATCCTCCTCGACGGTGACATGAACCCTAAGATCTCGGACTTCGGTGTGGCGAGGATCTTCGGCGGCGATGGCGCCGACTCACACACGAGAAGGGTGGTCGGAACTTA TGGGTACATGTCCCAAGAGTACGCCATGGATGGCATCTTCTCAGTCAAGTCAGACGTGTTCAGCTTTGGTGTGCTGGTCCTCGAGATCGTCAGCGGCAGGAAGAATCGGGGAATGTACGGCAGCGCCGAGCAGACGAGCCTCCTTAGCCAC GCATGGAAGCTGTGGAGGGAGGGCAACGTGCTTGCGCTGCTGGACGAGTTGGTGGCCCGCGAGTGCAGGGATTCAGAGGCGGCGTTGCGGTGCCTGCAGGTTGGCCTGCTGTGCGTGCAGGAGCGATCAGAGGAGCGGCCACACATGGCGACGGTGTTCCTGATGCTGAGCAACCAGAGAGCGGTGATGCCGCAGCCGAGGCACCCGGGATATTGCAGCGACCGGGGATCAGCCTCAACCGATGGCGAGTACTCATCAACAAGCACCGTGAACGACATCACTGTTACCGTCGTAGAGGGTCGTTGA